One stretch of Riemerella columbina DNA includes these proteins:
- the dnaG gene encoding DNA primase: MITKETIDKIFAAVRVEEIIGEYVQLKRAGSNYKGLSPFVDEKTPSFVVSPSKQIWKDFSSGKGGTAISFLMEIENFSYPEALRYAAKKYGIEIEEHHRELSEEEKNLQNEKDLLYKIHEVANHYFQEQMWDTEEGRAIGLSYFKERELREAIIRKFQLGYSPMQKNAFTEYVLSKGYTKEILEKSGLSLFSEYSPEGVDRFRERVMFPIHSFSGRVLGFGARILKSNVKAAKYLNSPETDIYHKSNVLYGLSQSKQAISKNNLCLLVEGYMDVIALHQAGIEHVVASSGTALTVEQIKLIKRLTENVTILFDGDAAGIKASFRSIDLLLAEGMNIRVLLFPDGDDPDSFSRKHPREVVEQFIRENAQDFIDFKAEILLKDTENDPIRKAEAIRDIVKSVAFVDNVLKQEIYLKEISNKFGLSEQSLFNELGIQKQIKDKEHGHKKMPTSPQSLPPKLEILAPAEEKAQTALLYLEEQLVEMMLKYGTQIIDLKTSENEPYQTTVIEEIIRTIKEDDCEVQSPTNQKIIEEIEQGITQGELRTDYFFRTLMDEEITERVASVLIEPYQLSDWSKHNIHMKPKEFSVSKLVRDTIYRYKREYVMKMISTLKATDAEDKTEIYQKIIKLTQLKNQLDQDLYRVI, translated from the coding sequence TTGATTACCAAAGAGACCATAGACAAGATTTTTGCTGCCGTTAGGGTTGAAGAAATCATCGGCGAATATGTGCAACTCAAAAGGGCGGGCTCTAACTATAAGGGGCTCAGTCCTTTTGTAGATGAGAAAACGCCGAGCTTTGTGGTGTCGCCATCTAAACAGATTTGGAAAGATTTTTCTTCGGGGAAGGGCGGTACAGCCATTTCTTTTTTAATGGAAATTGAGAATTTCTCTTATCCAGAAGCCCTTAGATATGCCGCCAAAAAATACGGTATAGAGATAGAGGAACACCACAGGGAACTCAGCGAGGAGGAGAAAAACCTCCAAAACGAGAAAGATTTGCTCTACAAAATCCACGAGGTAGCGAATCACTACTTTCAAGAGCAAATGTGGGATACCGAGGAAGGGCGTGCCATTGGGCTTTCCTATTTCAAAGAGCGAGAACTCAGAGAGGCGATTATCCGAAAATTCCAACTCGGTTATTCACCGATGCAGAAAAATGCCTTCACAGAATATGTCCTATCCAAAGGCTATACGAAGGAGATTTTAGAAAAATCAGGCTTGTCGTTATTCTCGGAATATTCGCCAGAGGGCGTGGACAGATTTCGTGAGCGTGTGATGTTCCCTATCCATAGTTTCTCTGGGCGTGTGCTGGGCTTTGGCGCTCGGATTTTGAAATCTAATGTTAAGGCTGCCAAGTACCTCAATTCCCCAGAAACGGATATCTATCACAAGTCTAATGTGCTCTACGGGCTTAGCCAAAGCAAGCAAGCCATTTCTAAAAATAACCTTTGCCTTTTGGTGGAAGGCTATATGGATGTGATTGCTCTCCACCAAGCGGGTATAGAGCATGTGGTGGCAAGCTCTGGAACGGCGCTCACGGTGGAGCAAATCAAACTGATTAAAAGGCTTACAGAGAATGTGACCATCCTTTTTGATGGCGATGCTGCAGGGATCAAAGCCAGCTTCCGAAGCATTGATTTACTCTTAGCGGAGGGGATGAATATTAGGGTGCTGCTCTTCCCAGATGGTGACGACCCCGATTCTTTCTCACGCAAGCATCCACGAGAGGTGGTGGAGCAATTTATCAGAGAGAATGCTCAAGATTTTATCGATTTTAAAGCCGAAATTCTCCTCAAAGATACCGAAAACGACCCCATCCGAAAAGCGGAAGCCATACGAGATATTGTGAAATCGGTGGCGTTTGTGGATAATGTCCTCAAACAAGAAATTTACCTTAAAGAGATTTCCAATAAATTTGGACTTTCGGAACAGTCTCTGTTCAATGAATTGGGCATCCAGAAACAGATTAAAGACAAAGAGCACGGACATAAAAAAATGCCAACTTCTCCACAATCCTTGCCGCCCAAGCTGGAAATTTTGGCACCTGCCGAAGAGAAAGCGCAGACCGCACTTTTGTATTTGGAGGAACAACTGGTGGAGATGATGCTTAAATATGGCACGCAGATTATTGACCTTAAAACCTCTGAAAATGAGCCTTATCAAACCACGGTAATTGAGGAAATTATCCGCACGATAAAGGAAGATGATTGTGAGGTGCAGTCGCCAACGAACCAAAAAATCATTGAAGAAATAGAGCAGGGCATAACCCAGGGTGAGCTGAGAACGGATTATTTTTTCAGAACTTTGATGGATGAAGAGATTACCGAAAGGGTAGCGTCGGTCTTAATAGAGCCTTACCAACTCAGCGATTGGTCTAAGCATAACATCCATATGAAACCTAAGGAATTTAGCGTTTCTAAACTGGTGCGAGATACCATCTATCGCTATAAAAGAGAGTATGTGATGAAAATGATTAGCACTCTAAAAGCCACAGATGCCGAAGATAAAACCGAGATATATCAGAAAATTATTAAATTGACCCAACTTAAAAACCAATTAGACCAAGATTTATACCGCGTGATATGA
- a CDS encoding SDR family NAD(P)-dependent oxidoreductase yields MIVLGSNSEVAQAFVEKVLSEGQRFENLYLLTSNVETTEKLARHIEAKYLQNSQVIALDLMQPLDWSALENVDSDLLFCASGYLGQGTDEGLLKHKNTEAIININYAKLVPVLNYFAEKMASKRTGQMIVLSSVAGDRGRQSNFIYGSAKAGLTAYLSGLRNYLYPHKVHVMTVKPGFMATKMTEGMPLNPKLTATPKQAADCIYKAYKKQKNIIYVLPIWWVIMQIIKNIPEFIFKKLKL; encoded by the coding sequence ATGATTGTATTAGGCAGTAATTCTGAGGTAGCACAAGCCTTTGTAGAGAAAGTTTTATCCGAAGGACAGCGGTTTGAAAACTTATATTTGCTGACTTCCAATGTGGAAACAACGGAAAAATTGGCTCGCCATATAGAAGCCAAATATTTACAAAATAGCCAAGTGATAGCATTAGATTTAATGCAGCCTTTGGATTGGTCAGCATTAGAAAATGTGGATTCGGACTTGTTATTTTGTGCCTCGGGCTACTTGGGACAAGGGACAGATGAAGGACTTTTAAAACACAAAAACACCGAAGCCATCATCAATATCAATTATGCGAAGTTGGTACCAGTGCTTAACTATTTTGCTGAAAAAATGGCGTCTAAAAGAACAGGGCAGATGATTGTGCTTTCTTCTGTGGCGGGTGACCGAGGCAGGCAGAGTAATTTTATCTATGGTAGTGCAAAGGCAGGGCTTACGGCTTATCTCAGTGGGCTTCGGAATTATTTGTACCCTCATAAAGTGCATGTGATGACGGTAAAACCAGGTTTTATGGCAACCAAAATGACGGAAGGAATGCCTCTTAATCCTAAACTAACCGCTACGCCTAAACAAGCCGCAGATTGTATTTATAAAGCCTACAAAAAGCAAAAAAATATCATCTATGTATTACCAATTTGGTGGGTGATTATGCAAATTATTAAGAATATACCAGAATTTATCTTCAAAAAGCTAAAACTCTAA
- a CDS encoding polyprenyl synthetase family protein: MKILDQYQDLVAKAVAQYEFTETPKELYAPINYIMSHGGKRLRPIMVLMGCELFGGDLDLAMKPALAIELFHNFTLIHDDIMDEAPLRRGKPTIHTLHGINVGILSGDALLIKAYQFFEDLEPELFKKCVSLFSETGAVLCEGQQMDVNFETDKNVTYEDYIQMITYKTGVLSAASFKIGAMIAGATEKEAEALYQFGKHIGIAFQIMDDYLDVFGNQEQFGKKHAGDIFENKKTALYLLAMEHANDEERRELNYWYSKKTDNIDKVYGVEKIFRRTRVDEKVLRLIQKHNQIGQDYLKEINLPEDKKRPFVELANYLLKRES, from the coding sequence ATGAAGATTTTAGACCAGTATCAAGATTTGGTAGCCAAGGCGGTGGCGCAATATGAGTTTACGGAAACCCCAAAGGAGCTCTATGCCCCTATTAACTATATTATGTCGCACGGTGGCAAGCGCCTTAGACCAATTATGGTGCTTATGGGTTGCGAGCTTTTCGGCGGCGATTTAGACTTAGCGATGAAACCTGCTTTAGCCATAGAGCTGTTCCATAACTTCACCCTAATTCACGATGATATTATGGATGAAGCCCCCCTCCGAAGAGGTAAACCGACCATCCACACGCTGCACGGTATAAATGTCGGCATTCTCTCTGGCGATGCCTTGCTCATCAAAGCTTATCAATTTTTTGAAGATTTAGAACCGGAATTATTTAAAAAATGCGTGTCTTTGTTTTCGGAAACAGGCGCTGTGCTATGCGAAGGTCAACAGATGGATGTCAATTTTGAAACCGATAAAAATGTAACTTACGAAGATTATATCCAGATGATTACCTATAAAACAGGCGTGCTGAGCGCGGCATCGTTTAAAATAGGTGCGATGATTGCGGGAGCAACAGAAAAAGAAGCAGAGGCACTCTATCAATTTGGGAAACATATCGGGATCGCCTTCCAGATTATGGATGATTATTTAGATGTCTTCGGCAACCAAGAGCAATTTGGGAAGAAGCACGCTGGCGATATTTTTGAAAATAAGAAAACCGCCCTTTACCTCCTCGCAATGGAGCATGCCAACGATGAGGAGCGCCGAGAGCTCAATTATTGGTACTCCAAAAAAACAGATAATATAGACAAAGTCTACGGCGTAGAGAAGATTTTCAGAAGAACCCGCGTAGATGAGAAAGTCCTCCGCTTGATACAAAAACACAACCAAATAGGGCAAGATTACCTTAAAGAAATCAACCTCCCAGAGGACAAAAAACGCCCATTTGTAGAACTGGCAAACTACTTATTAAAAAGAGAATCTTAA
- a CDS encoding cysteine desulfurase family protein — MEKIYLDNAATTPLLEEVIQEMVESMRAQYGNPSSTHSIGQEAKTKIEAVRRQVAEALKVQPGEIIFTSCGTESNNMIIKSCVEHLGVERIISSPLEHKCVAETCLEMKKRKGVDLVYIRPNAHGDIEPEQVEKALKQSDKKTLVSLMHANNEIGNLTNIKKIAEICRENGALFHSDTVQTVAHLDLDFTEIPVDFASCSAHKFHGPKGAGFAFVRKSSGLKALITGGPQERNLRAGTENVCGIVGLGKALEISLNHLEDYQKQIQAIKDYAIEQLSAHIPGVKFNGRSAEADQSLYTVLSVLLPFKNPLLSLQLDMKGIAISQGSACSSGASKPSMVMMMVLDEKEMEQTTPLRVSFSHQTTRAEIDALVKALQEIQAEL; from the coding sequence ATGGAAAAAATATATTTAGATAATGCGGCTACCACGCCTCTATTAGAGGAGGTTATACAGGAAATGGTGGAATCTATGCGCGCCCAGTATGGCAATCCTTCTTCTACGCATAGCATCGGGCAAGAGGCGAAAACCAAGATAGAAGCCGTAAGGCGCCAAGTGGCAGAGGCCCTAAAGGTACAGCCAGGCGAGATTATCTTTACCTCTTGTGGCACAGAGTCTAATAATATGATTATCAAATCTTGCGTAGAGCACTTGGGGGTGGAGCGGATTATCTCTTCGCCATTGGAGCATAAATGCGTGGCAGAAACTTGCTTAGAAATGAAAAAACGCAAGGGCGTAGATTTGGTTTATATCCGTCCCAATGCCCACGGCGACATAGAACCAGAGCAAGTGGAGAAAGCGTTAAAACAATCGGATAAGAAAACTTTGGTTTCCCTAATGCACGCCAATAACGAGATTGGCAACCTGACCAATATAAAGAAAATTGCTGAAATTTGCAGAGAAAATGGCGCTTTATTCCATTCTGATACCGTGCAAACCGTTGCCCATTTGGATTTAGATTTTACCGAAATTCCAGTGGATTTTGCATCGTGTAGTGCTCATAAATTCCACGGACCTAAGGGGGCTGGCTTTGCATTTGTAAGAAAATCATCAGGTTTAAAAGCCTTGATTACTGGCGGCCCTCAGGAGCGAAACCTCCGTGCAGGTACCGAAAATGTGTGCGGTATTGTAGGATTAGGGAAGGCATTAGAAATTTCCTTAAATCATCTGGAAGACTACCAAAAGCAAATTCAAGCGATAAAAGATTATGCAATAGAGCAATTATCAGCCCATATTCCAGGGGTTAAATTCAACGGAAGAAGCGCCGAGGCAGACCAAAGTCTTTACACAGTTTTGAGTGTATTGTTGCCGTTTAAAAATCCGTTGCTCAGCTTGCAGTTGGATATGAAGGGGATTGCGATTTCTCAAGGAAGTGCCTGTAGTTCAGGCGCCAGCAAGCCTTCTATGGTGATGATGATGGTTTTAGATGAAAAGGAAATGGAGCAAACCACGCCGCTGAGAGTTTCCTTTAGCCACCAGACCACGCGTGCCGAAATAGACGCTCTGGTCAAGGCTTTGCAAGAAATACAAGCCGAATTATAG
- a CDS encoding arginine decarboxylase, whose protein sequence is MKIKYAELIDQTLYFPQEEFSYEAESLHFHGINLMEVVEKFGTPLKVSYLPKISQNIQRAKKWFAEAIQKNEYKNTYRYCYCTKSSHFSFVLEEALKNDISLETSSAFDMDIVKRLYEKGKVDKNIEVICNGFKTDDYLEKISDLINDGFENITPILDNYRELDKLTESIDSTFNIGIRIASEEEPKFEFYTSRLGIGYKDIIPYYSQKIAEHPNARLKMLHFFINTGIKDTAYYWNELFKCLRVYARLKKIAPEVDSLNIGGGFPIKTSLNFDYDYEYMVNEIVSQIKKFCEEEGVEEPNIYTEFGSFTVGESGANLYQIISQKRQNDREKWDMIDSSFMTTLPDTWAISRHFIMLPLNRWEDSYERVFLGGLTCDSDDYYNSEQHTNAIYLPVFSDTKPLYIGFFNTGAYQESISGYGGAHHCLIPQPRHILITKDEEGNFQYEIFRDKQNPEEVLKLVGY, encoded by the coding sequence ATGAAGATTAAATACGCTGAGCTGATAGACCAGACTTTATATTTTCCACAAGAAGAATTTTCGTACGAAGCAGAGAGCCTTCATTTTCACGGCATCAACTTGATGGAGGTGGTGGAGAAATTTGGAACGCCTTTAAAGGTCAGTTATCTCCCCAAAATTTCCCAAAATATCCAGCGTGCTAAAAAATGGTTTGCAGAAGCCATCCAAAAAAACGAATACAAAAATACTTACCGCTATTGCTATTGTACTAAGTCCAGTCATTTTTCATTTGTGTTAGAAGAAGCGCTTAAAAATGATATTAGTTTAGAAACTTCTTCGGCTTTTGATATGGATATCGTAAAACGCCTCTACGAAAAAGGAAAAGTAGATAAAAATATAGAGGTAATTTGCAATGGCTTTAAAACTGATGATTATCTTGAAAAGATTTCAGATTTAATCAATGATGGTTTTGAGAATATCACGCCGATATTAGATAATTATAGAGAATTGGATAAACTCACGGAGAGCATAGATTCTACTTTTAATATCGGGATTAGAATTGCCTCTGAGGAGGAGCCAAAGTTTGAATTTTATACCTCTCGGTTGGGGATTGGCTACAAGGATATTATCCCTTATTACAGCCAGAAAATTGCAGAACACCCGAATGCCAGACTGAAAATGCTTCACTTTTTCATCAACACAGGGATTAAGGATACCGCCTATTATTGGAACGAATTATTTAAGTGTCTCCGCGTTTATGCAAGGCTAAAAAAGATCGCACCAGAGGTGGATTCCCTCAATATTGGCGGTGGTTTTCCGATTAAAACTTCCCTTAATTTTGATTACGATTATGAGTATATGGTGAACGAAATTGTTTCACAAATCAAAAAATTCTGTGAGGAAGAAGGCGTGGAAGAACCTAATATTTACACAGAATTTGGCTCCTTTACGGTGGGCGAGAGCGGGGCTAATCTTTACCAAATCATCAGCCAAAAGCGCCAGAACGACCGTGAAAAATGGGATATGATAGACAGTAGTTTTATGACGACTTTACCCGATACTTGGGCGATTTCTCGGCACTTTATTATGCTCCCACTCAACCGATGGGAAGACAGCTATGAGCGCGTGTTCTTGGGTGGCTTGACCTGTGATTCTGATGATTATTATAACTCAGAACAGCATACTAATGCCATTTATCTCCCCGTGTTTAGTGATACCAAACCGCTCTACATCGGCTTTTTTAATACAGGTGCTTATCAAGAGAGCATCAGCGGTTATGGCGGTGCGCACCATTGTTTGATACCGCAGCCAAGGCATATTCTCATCACCAAAGATGAAGAGGGGAATTTCCAATACGAGATTTTCCGAGATAAACAAAACCCAGAAGAGGTGCTGAAATTAGTAGGATACTAA
- a CDS encoding HAD family hydrolase: MKKLYLFDFDGTLTTKDTMFLYLKFYNPRKYWRCFVLHLPLFILLKMKLLSAQSVKESFIGAVLKGETKSQLEAKSQAFFEKYYPQIFRANALDFIANMDRAQTYAYIVTASLDIWVKPFAEALKMQLIATEAAFENDVFTGKFKTKNCNGEEKVVRIKQQVAHLKYDKSIAFGDTQGDQPMLQWANEGFYQFFHE, translated from the coding sequence ATGAAAAAACTTTACCTCTTTGATTTTGATGGCACCCTCACCACCAAAGACACGATGTTTCTCTATCTAAAATTCTACAATCCGAGGAAATATTGGCGGTGTTTTGTTCTGCATTTGCCGTTGTTTATATTGCTGAAAATGAAGTTGCTCAGCGCTCAGAGCGTTAAGGAAAGTTTTATAGGTGCCGTTCTCAAAGGTGAGACAAAATCACAATTAGAAGCGAAATCTCAAGCTTTTTTTGAGAAATATTATCCTCAAATTTTTAGAGCCAACGCCTTAGATTTCATCGCGAATATGGATAGAGCGCAGACTTATGCTTATATAGTTACGGCATCGTTAGATATTTGGGTCAAGCCCTTTGCCGAAGCATTAAAGATGCAACTTATCGCCACGGAAGCCGCCTTTGAAAATGATGTTTTTACAGGAAAATTTAAAACCAAAAACTGTAATGGCGAAGAAAAAGTAGTGCGGATCAAACAGCAAGTAGCTCATTTAAAATACGATAAAAGCATTGCTTTTGGTGATACTCAGGGCGATCAACCGATGCTCCAATGGGCAAACGAAGGCTTCTACCAGTTTTTTCACGAGTAG
- a CDS encoding thiamine diphosphokinase → MKTKALLFINGTPPKQLPDISPETMVACTDGAYHYLKKMLDIERIDFISGDWDSYAGVQDIPEEVRRKMIYTPDQDFTDFYKALDILKAKGIREVVVYGGSGGEQDHFLGNLSVAYRFRAVMDIVFEDEYAQYFFIPPFFEIQGVKGKMISLYPFPKAEGITTQGLQWQLNDGVLDITERIGTRNRAIENKITIEYRCGALLIFIGKT, encoded by the coding sequence ATGAAGACCAAAGCTCTCCTATTCATCAATGGTACGCCGCCGAAGCAATTGCCCGATATTTCGCCTGAAACGATGGTCGCCTGCACCGATGGCGCTTACCATTATCTCAAAAAAATGCTGGATATAGAGCGGATAGATTTTATTTCTGGCGATTGGGATTCTTATGCAGGAGTGCAAGATATTCCCGAAGAAGTTCGGCGGAAGATGATATATACACCAGACCAAGATTTCACCGATTTTTATAAAGCTTTGGATATTCTGAAAGCCAAAGGCATTCGCGAAGTTGTGGTGTATGGCGGCAGTGGGGGAGAGCAAGACCATTTTTTAGGTAATTTAAGCGTGGCGTATCGTTTTAGAGCGGTGATGGATATTGTCTTTGAAGATGAATATGCGCAGTATTTTTTCATTCCTCCATTTTTTGAAATCCAAGGCGTTAAAGGGAAGATGATTTCTTTGTATCCTTTTCCGAAGGCGGAGGGTATTACCACGCAAGGGCTCCAGTGGCAGCTCAATGATGGTGTTTTGGATATCACCGAGCGCATAGGCACCAGAAATAGGGCGATAGAAAACAAAATCACGATTGAATACCGCTGTGGAGCATTGCTTATTTTTATAGGAAAAACCTGA
- the lptB gene encoding LPS export ABC transporter ATP-binding protein codes for MILRGENLIKEYGPKKVVKGVSIEVKQGEIVGLLGPNGAGKTTTFYMIVGLVKPTKGHVFLDEHDITQDAMYRRAQKGIGYLAQEASVFRKLSVEDNIMGVLELTKLSKKEQRKKCDELIEEFSLEHVRKNRGDLLSGGERRRTEIARCLATSPNFILLDEPFAGVDPIAVEDIQKIVRSLVKKNIGILITDHNVQQTLAITNKTYIMFEGRILKEGLPEDLANDPEVRQAYLGENFRFEKI; via the coding sequence ATGATTTTAAGAGGCGAAAATTTAATCAAAGAATACGGTCCTAAAAAAGTAGTCAAAGGTGTTTCCATAGAGGTAAAACAAGGCGAAATTGTGGGGCTCTTAGGTCCTAATGGCGCAGGGAAAACCACGACTTTTTATATGATTGTGGGCTTAGTGAAACCCACCAAAGGTCATGTTTTTTTAGATGAGCACGATATTACCCAAGACGCGATGTACCGCAGAGCGCAGAAAGGCATAGGTTATTTGGCACAAGAGGCATCGGTGTTTAGGAAATTATCGGTGGAGGACAATATTATGGGTGTTTTAGAGCTGACCAAATTGTCCAAAAAAGAACAACGCAAAAAGTGCGATGAGCTGATTGAGGAATTTTCATTAGAGCATGTTCGCAAAAACCGTGGCGACCTCCTCTCTGGAGGCGAAAGGCGCCGTACCGAAATAGCGAGATGCCTTGCGACCAGCCCAAATTTCATCCTTTTAGATGAGCCATTTGCGGGCGTAGACCCTATTGCGGTGGAAGATATTCAGAAAATAGTACGCTCTTTGGTTAAAAAGAACATCGGCATTTTGATTACTGATCACAATGTGCAGCAAACCCTCGCCATTACCAATAAAACCTATATTATGTTTGAAGGGCGGATTCTCAAAGAAGGTCTTCCAGAGGATTTAGCCAACGATCCAGAAGTGAGACAGGCGTACTTAGGTGAAAACTTTAGATTTGAAAAAATTTAA
- the trxA gene encoding thioredoxin, whose protein sequence is MALEITDNNFKEVVLASEKPVLVDFWAVWCGPCRMLAPIVDELSNDFEGKAVVGKVDVDNNQQVAMEYGIRNIPTVLIFKNGEVVDKLVGVSPKEVIAEKLSAHL, encoded by the coding sequence ATGGCATTAGAAATTACAGACAATAATTTTAAAGAAGTAGTATTAGCATCAGAAAAGCCAGTATTGGTAGACTTTTGGGCAGTATGGTGCGGACCGTGCAGAATGTTAGCGCCTATCGTAGATGAGCTTTCTAACGATTTTGAAGGAAAAGCGGTTGTGGGTAAGGTAGATGTAGACAATAACCAACAAGTAGCTATGGAGTACGGCATCAGAAATATCCCTACAGTATTGATTTTTAAAAATGGAGAAGTCGTGGATAAATTGGTTGGTGTATCGCCAAAAGAGGTGATTGCAGAGAAGTTATCTGCCCACTTATAA
- a CDS encoding cob(I)yrinic acid a,c-diamide adenosyltransferase, protein MKIYTKTGDKGETALYGGRRVSKASLRVESYGTIDELNAFIGIAKSYIHDEAVLHQLKIIQFDLFTVGSEAATPIDKMKLANGKWRLPLTIDEAEVEQLEQWMDAWDEQLEPLQFFILPGGGKAATHLHAARTICRRAERALVALSQEEEVRAILIKYLNRLSDYLFVLARYISKVQGEPEEFWNPSERLK, encoded by the coding sequence ATGAAAATATACACCAAAACAGGAGATAAAGGCGAAACGGCGCTCTATGGCGGTCGTAGAGTGTCTAAGGCTTCGCTGCGGGTAGAATCTTACGGCACGATTGATGAGCTCAACGCTTTTATAGGCATTGCAAAATCTTATATCCACGATGAGGCGGTGCTGCACCAACTGAAAATTATACAATTTGATTTATTTACAGTAGGCTCCGAAGCAGCAACCCCTATTGATAAAATGAAGTTAGCCAATGGCAAATGGCGCTTGCCGCTAACTATTGATGAGGCAGAAGTAGAGCAATTGGAACAGTGGATGGATGCTTGGGATGAGCAATTGGAACCGTTACAATTTTTTATTTTGCCTGGAGGTGGAAAGGCTGCCACGCATTTGCACGCCGCAAGAACCATCTGCCGAAGAGCCGAGCGCGCATTGGTGGCTTTGTCCCAAGAAGAGGAAGTTCGAGCGATATTGATCAAATACCTCAACCGTTTGTCGGATTATTTATTTGTTTTGGCACGGTATATTTCCAAAGTGCAAGGCGAACCAGAAGAATTTTGGAACCCCAGCGAACGCCTGAAATAA
- the clpP gene encoding ATP-dependent Clp endopeptidase proteolytic subunit ClpP: MDIKKEFRDFSVKHLGNNGLATDQYMGMFNPTNLTPYIMEERRLNVAQMDVFSRLMMDRIIFLGTGIDDQVANIVTAQLLFLESADPNKDIQIYINSPGGSVYAGLGIYDTMQIIKPDVATICTGMAASMGAVLLVAGEKGKRSALKHSRVMIHQPSGGAQGVASDMEINLREMLKLKKELYDIISHHSGQSYEWVEKSSDRDYWMTSTEAKEYGMVDEVLERKG; encoded by the coding sequence ATGGATATTAAAAAAGAATTTAGAGACTTCTCAGTTAAGCATTTAGGAAATAATGGCTTAGCAACCGACCAATATATGGGGATGTTTAACCCTACCAACCTTACACCTTATATTATGGAAGAGCGCCGTCTCAATGTGGCACAGATGGATGTATTCTCCCGTTTGATGATGGATAGAATCATCTTTTTAGGCACAGGGATAGATGACCAAGTGGCGAATATTGTGACGGCACAGTTACTGTTTTTAGAAAGTGCAGATCCTAATAAAGATATTCAGATTTACATCAATTCCCCAGGCGGAAGCGTGTATGCAGGCTTAGGAATCTATGACACTATGCAAATCATCAAACCCGATGTAGCCACCATTTGTACAGGTATGGCAGCCTCTATGGGAGCCGTGCTATTAGTGGCAGGGGAAAAAGGGAAACGCTCGGCGCTTAAACATTCCAGAGTGATGATACACCAGCCAAGTGGCGGTGCACAGGGCGTTGCCAGCGATATGGAAATCAACCTACGCGAGATGCTCAAGTTGAAAAAAGAACTTTACGACATCATCTCTCACCACTCTGGGCAGTCCTATGAATGGGTAGAAAAATCCTCCGACAGAGATTATTGGATGACCTCCACCGAAGCCAAAGAATATGGTATGGTAGATGAAGTTTTGGAAAGAAAAGGGTAG
- a CDS encoding DedA family protein, with product MEHFESWKDLLNPEFYIKIGGLWLVLFIIFAETGLFVGFFLPGDSLLFISGIYAVPMVKETFGIVENDFLCTVILASAIALAAILGNMVGYWFGKKSGPALYERPDSFLFKKKYLFKAHDFYEEHGRIAIIAARFLPIVRTFAPIVAGIVGMEKGKFMLYNIIGAVAWAFSLIFAGHYLDKLFLDQFNIDLKKHLELIILFIVVITTAPVIIKMFFGKDTKASDK from the coding sequence ATGGAACATTTTGAAAGTTGGAAAGATTTACTAAACCCAGAATTTTATATCAAAATAGGTGGTTTATGGTTGGTTTTATTCATTATTTTTGCGGAAACGGGACTTTTTGTAGGGTTTTTCTTACCTGGTGATAGTTTGCTGTTCATCTCAGGAATTTACGCCGTGCCTATGGTTAAAGAAACCTTTGGCATTGTAGAAAACGATTTCCTATGCACCGTGATTTTAGCCAGTGCCATTGCCTTGGCAGCCATTTTGGGCAATATGGTGGGCTATTGGTTTGGTAAAAAGAGCGGTCCTGCCCTCTACGAAAGACCAGATTCTTTCCTTTTCAAAAAGAAATACCTTTTTAAAGCCCACGATTTTTACGAAGAACACGGTAGAATTGCCATCATCGCAGCACGGTTTTTACCGATTGTAAGGACTTTTGCGCCTATTGTTGCAGGGATTGTAGGAATGGAGAAAGGTAAATTTATGCTTTACAACATCATTGGGGCTGTGGCTTGGGCGTTTTCGCTTATTTTTGCGGGGCATTATTTGGATAAATTGTTCCTTGACCAGTTTAATATTGATTTGAAGAAACATTTAGAGCTCATCATCCTCTTTATCGTGGTCATTACCACCGCACCAGTGATTATCAAAATGTTTTTTGGCAAAGACACCAAAGCTTCAGATAAATAA